In one Bacillus sp. PK3_68 genomic region, the following are encoded:
- the atpE gene encoding F0F1 ATP synthase subunit C, with translation MGLLAAAIAIGLAALGAGIGNGLIVSRTVEGIARQPEARGMLQTTMFIGVALVEAIPIIAVVIAFMVQGQ, from the coding sequence ATGGGTCTTTTAGCAGCAGCAATCGCAATCGGTTTAGCCGCACTTGGTGCAGGTATCGGTAACGGTCTTATCGTATCTAGAACAGTTGAAGGTATCGCTCGTCAACCAGAAGCTCGCGGTATGCTTCAAACAACAATGTTCATCGGGGTAGCGTTAGTAGAGGCGATTCCTATCATCGCTGTAGTTATCGCGTTCATGGTTCAAGGTCAGTAA
- a CDS encoding ATP synthase subunit I: MNYGELQHSLSRHRKYLLYLLAIFVFCWGIMPYKAIFGGLILGTAFSLFNHWLMLKRMQRFNTALERGNKVQSLGTMSRMASAGAAALIALRYPDHFNIISTVLGLMASYIVIMIDFFIHFLIKRKTGEER; this comes from the coding sequence ATAAATTATGGGGAACTCCAGCACTCACTTTCCAGACATCGAAAGTATTTATTATATTTGCTCGCCATCTTTGTTTTCTGCTGGGGAATTATGCCTTACAAGGCGATTTTCGGCGGCCTCATTCTTGGAACAGCTTTTAGCTTGTTCAACCACTGGTTAATGTTGAAGCGGATGCAACGTTTCAACACCGCACTTGAGCGCGGCAATAAAGTCCAATCGCTAGGCACGATGTCACGAATGGCATCCGCTGGCGCAGCTGCTCTCATTGCCCTTCGTTATCCGGATCATTTCAACATTATCAGTACAGTTTTGGGATTAATGGCATCCTATATTGTCATTATGATAGATTTTTTTATTCATTTTCTAATAAAAAGAAAAACCGGGGAAGAGAGGTGA
- the atpB gene encoding F0F1 ATP synthase subunit A, whose protein sequence is MHHENPLYHWEVFDGFTLTFNLANVLMITVASAIVFLIAVISTRKLAMKPTGLQNFFEWIMDFVKGIVKSNMDWKTGGRFHVLGITLLMYIAVSNFLGLPFSVVKDGVLWWKSPTADPVITLTLAVMVVALSHYYGIKMKGFTEYGKDYFRPMGFLFPLKIVEEFANTLTLGLRLYGNIFAGEILLGLLAGSLATGVGGHLAAILPTLAWQGFSVFVGGIQAFIFTMLTMVYIAHKVSSDH, encoded by the coding sequence TTGCATCACGAAAATCCATTATATCATTGGGAAGTATTTGACGGTTTTACTTTAACTTTCAACTTAGCCAACGTATTAATGATCACTGTTGCCAGTGCAATCGTTTTCTTAATTGCAGTTATTTCCACAAGAAAACTGGCAATGAAGCCTACCGGGCTGCAGAACTTTTTTGAGTGGATCATGGACTTTGTGAAAGGGATCGTCAAGAGTAACATGGACTGGAAAACGGGAGGACGTTTCCATGTTCTTGGAATTACACTGCTTATGTACATTGCAGTTTCCAACTTTCTTGGTCTTCCATTTTCAGTGGTAAAAGATGGCGTGCTCTGGTGGAAATCTCCAACAGCAGACCCGGTGATCACTCTAACATTAGCAGTTATGGTTGTCGCTCTGTCACATTATTATGGAATTAAAATGAAGGGCTTTACAGAGTATGGAAAGGATTACTTCCGTCCAATGGGATTCTTATTCCCATTGAAAATTGTAGAGGAGTTTGCTAATACGCTGACTCTTGGCCTTCGACTTTATGGAAACATCTTTGCTGGTGAAATCCTTCTTGGATTGCTAGCAGGAAGCCTTGCTACAGGAGTGGGCGGACATTTAGCTGCCATCCTTCCAACATTAGCATGGCAAGGATTCTCCGTCTTTGTCGGTGGAATCCAGGCATTTATCTTCACCATGTTAACAATGGTTTATATTGCTCACAAAGTGAGTAGCGACCATTAA
- the upp gene encoding uracil phosphoribosyltransferase has product MGKVYVFDHPLIQHKLTIIRDKETGTKEFRELVDEVATLMAFEITRDMPLKEVAIQTPVCEANAKILAGKKLGIVPILRAGIGMVDGILKLIPAAKVGHVGLYRDPETLKPVEYYVKLPTDVEERDFIVVDPMLATGGSAVEAIHSLKKRGAKNIKFMCLVAAPEGVEAIQEIHPDVDIYIAALDEKLNEKGYIVPGLGDAGDRLFGTK; this is encoded by the coding sequence TTGGGAAAAGTATATGTGTTCGATCACCCATTAATCCAGCATAAGTTAACGATTATTCGCGACAAAGAAACAGGAACGAAAGAATTCCGTGAATTAGTAGATGAAGTGGCTACGCTGATGGCTTTTGAAATTACACGGGACATGCCTCTTAAAGAAGTGGCCATTCAAACACCGGTATGTGAAGCGAATGCTAAAATTCTTGCTGGCAAAAAGCTAGGCATTGTTCCCATTCTCCGTGCTGGTATTGGCATGGTAGATGGAATTTTAAAATTAATTCCGGCTGCTAAAGTAGGCCATGTCGGGCTATATCGTGATCCGGAAACACTAAAGCCTGTTGAATATTATGTAAAGCTCCCAACGGATGTGGAAGAGCGTGATTTTATCGTAGTAGACCCAATGCTTGCTACAGGAGGATCAGCAGTAGAAGCGATCCATTCCTTGAAAAAGCGTGGAGCAAAGAATATTAAATTTATGTGCTTAGTGGCGGCTCCTGAAGGTGTAGAGGCTATCCAGGAAATCCATCCAGATGTTGATATTTACATTGCTGCCTTGGATGAAAAGCTGAATGAAAAAGGCTACATTGTACCAGGATTGGGAGATGCAGGCGATCGCCTGTTTGGAACAAAATAA
- a CDS encoding DUF3891 family protein: MIIRERKNEFVLIEQDHHAQISGIIMSYWKDSLFSAPEFRRSVEYAIFQHDCGWKPFDTDPFWNDKKEAPYTFVDFPLLPKLVLYKQGIDEVEKNDHYAALLCSMHYSAFLRNEALDEVKPFQINEEQRRERLIASLKIPDPSLPDSHYRLLQLGDNLSLYICLNEPGTTKEQEHPFFCKGIPLSAAFNKIEKDNIQLYWQDKQTIAMDPFPFRDKILITLKQKTLSKDQIASQGFLESYKKTSFCETPIQLMPSYK, encoded by the coding sequence ATGATCATTAGAGAGCGCAAGAACGAATTTGTATTAATTGAACAGGATCATCACGCACAAATTTCTGGAATCATCATGTCCTATTGGAAAGATTCACTGTTTTCTGCTCCAGAATTCAGGCGCTCCGTCGAATATGCCATTTTTCAGCACGACTGCGGCTGGAAGCCATTTGACACAGACCCCTTCTGGAATGATAAAAAAGAGGCCCCGTATACGTTCGTTGATTTTCCACTGCTGCCAAAACTTGTACTTTACAAACAAGGAATTGATGAGGTGGAAAAAAACGATCATTACGCTGCTCTCTTATGCAGCATGCATTATTCGGCTTTTCTTAGAAACGAGGCTTTAGATGAAGTAAAACCATTTCAAATAAATGAAGAACAGCGCCGGGAGCGGCTCATTGCTTCTCTTAAAATTCCAGACCCATCTTTGCCCGATTCACATTACAGACTGTTACAGCTCGGGGATAATCTTTCTTTATATATTTGTCTGAACGAGCCCGGGACAACGAAAGAGCAGGAACATCCCTTCTTTTGCAAAGGAATTCCTCTTTCTGCTGCCTTCAACAAAATAGAGAAAGATAACATTCAGCTTTATTGGCAAGACAAACAAACCATCGCTATGGACCCTTTCCCTTTTAGAGATAAAATTCTTATCACACTTAAACAGAAGACTCTGTCAAAAGACCAGATTGCTTCCCAAGGGTTTCTTGAAAGCTATAAAAAAACCAGCTTTTGTGAAACACCCATTCAACTCATGCCATCATATAAATAA
- a CDS encoding methyl-accepting chemotaxis protein yields the protein MMRYRSEAKFGLRKKLVFLVTILALITYTTSGFFIYYIYPNYFSWMNETLFTVTTLLLGIIWSGILAYVAGGYFVRPLKRLEAATLAAAQGNIKEDVELPESEDEIRSLGIAFNHMLSNLRSMVHSIDNNFSLTNESVVRISTEATRASERAEEIFRTVDEISAGAENSAVAIQSTAESIEDVTHLAAEVQTKAKDSAAQAEEMVEELKINKEIFQSLISGMEQLSTENEQSLEAVKRLETNARKVEQIIQLVGDIAAQTNLLALNASIEAARAGEHGKGFAVVAEEVRKLADESAKAVSGISELIQHIQQEVDQVVQKISSQVQTVNKEVQKGSKANSAIEQMTGKIHEVAEAVQIISQLVDRQLGSIQDTSNQSEEVAAIAEETSAGAVEVTQATKDQTKVMHDIEQAALQLKKQAEELKSTITQFQL from the coding sequence ATGATGAGATATAGAAGCGAAGCGAAATTTGGATTAAGAAAGAAACTTGTTTTTCTCGTCACAATTTTAGCTTTAATTACTTATACGACGAGCGGCTTTTTTATCTATTATATTTATCCTAATTATTTTTCTTGGATGAACGAAACTTTGTTCACGGTCACTACTTTACTGTTAGGTATTATTTGGTCGGGAATTCTTGCCTATGTAGCTGGGGGCTATTTTGTCCGGCCGTTGAAGAGATTAGAAGCAGCTACACTGGCAGCAGCGCAAGGCAATATCAAGGAGGATGTAGAACTTCCTGAAAGTGAAGATGAAATCCGTTCCCTTGGTATTGCTTTTAATCACATGCTTAGCAATTTGAGAAGCATGGTCCATAGCATTGATAATAATTTTTCTTTAACCAATGAAAGTGTTGTGCGCATATCGACAGAAGCAACCCGGGCTTCCGAAAGAGCCGAAGAAATTTTTCGGACGGTAGATGAGATTTCTGCTGGAGCTGAAAATTCAGCAGTGGCTATTCAGTCTACGGCAGAATCGATTGAAGATGTCACGCATCTCGCTGCTGAAGTGCAAACAAAGGCAAAGGATTCGGCCGCTCAAGCTGAAGAAATGGTAGAAGAGCTGAAGATCAATAAAGAGATTTTCCAATCGCTCATTTCGGGTATGGAACAATTATCTACAGAAAATGAACAGTCACTCGAGGCGGTTAAGAGGCTGGAGACAAATGCACGTAAAGTTGAACAGATTATTCAGCTCGTCGGTGACATTGCAGCTCAGACCAATCTTCTAGCGCTCAATGCTTCAATTGAAGCAGCGCGTGCTGGCGAACATGGAAAAGGGTTTGCCGTTGTAGCAGAAGAAGTCCGTAAATTGGCTGATGAGAGCGCAAAGGCTGTCAGTGGCATTTCAGAGCTGATCCAGCATATTCAGCAGGAAGTAGATCAAGTTGTCCAAAAGATTTCTTCACAAGTACAAACTGTCAATAAAGAGGTTCAAAAGGGGTCTAAAGCCAATTCTGCTATTGAACAGATGACTGGAAAGATCCATGAAGTAGCAGAGGCTGTACAAATTATTTCTCAGCTGGTGGACAGGCAGCTTGGCAGCATCCAAGATACATCCAACCAATCTGAGGAAGTAGCAGCAATCGCGGAGGAAACATCGGCTGGGGCTGTTGAAGTGACACAGGCTACAAAAGACCAAACCAAAGTGATGCATGATATTGAACAGGCTGCTCTTCAACTGAAAAAACAAGCGGAAGAATTAAAATCAACGATTACACAATTCCAGCTTTAG
- the wecB gene encoding UDP-N-acetylglucosamine 2-epimerase (non-hydrolyzing) — translation MNRPIKVMTIFGTRPEAIKMAPLVLELQKYPEQFESIVTVTAQHRQMLDQVLEIFNITPDYDLNIMKDRQTLIDVTTRGLEGLDGIMKEVKPDIVLVHGDTTTTFVASLAAFYNQIAVGHVEAGLRTWNKYSPFPEEMNRQLTGVMADLHFSPTDEAEENLLNEGKKAETIFVTGNTAIDALKTTVKESYSNEVLDKLGSDRLVLMTAHRRENLGEPMRSMFRAIKRLVEENNDIQVVYPMHMNPVVREIAGEILGNDPRIHLIEPLDVIDFHNFAARAHLILTDSGGVQEEAPSLGVPVLVLRDTTERPEGIKAGTLKLAGVDEEAIYRMATELLNDQAEYERMSKASNPYGDGEASRRICEAILYHFKATDQKPDRF, via the coding sequence ATGAACCGCCCGATTAAAGTAATGACCATTTTTGGAACGCGCCCTGAAGCGATTAAAATGGCTCCGCTCGTTCTGGAATTGCAGAAATATCCTGAGCAGTTTGAATCTATTGTCACTGTAACGGCGCAGCATCGGCAAATGCTCGATCAGGTGCTTGAGATCTTTAACATCACTCCAGACTACGATTTAAATATTATGAAGGATCGTCAGACACTTATTGATGTAACGACGCGTGGATTGGAAGGGCTTGACGGAATAATGAAAGAAGTTAAGCCAGATATTGTGCTCGTACACGGAGATACAACGACTACATTTGTTGCAAGTCTCGCTGCTTTCTATAATCAAATTGCCGTTGGCCATGTTGAAGCAGGATTGCGCACATGGAATAAATACTCTCCGTTTCCGGAGGAGATGAACCGTCAATTAACAGGAGTCATGGCTGATCTTCATTTCTCACCTACAGATGAAGCGGAAGAGAACTTACTTAATGAAGGAAAAAAAGCAGAAACCATCTTTGTAACAGGCAACACAGCCATTGATGCGCTAAAAACAACAGTGAAAGAGAGCTACAGCAATGAAGTGCTGGATAAGCTTGGCAGCGATCGCCTTGTCTTAATGACTGCTCACCGCCGTGAAAATCTTGGTGAGCCGATGCGCAGCATGTTCCGTGCAATCAAGCGACTCGTTGAAGAAAACAACGATATTCAAGTGGTCTACCCGATGCATATGAATCCGGTCGTCCGTGAAATTGCTGGTGAAATTCTCGGCAATGATCCGCGCATCCATCTTATCGAACCGCTTGACGTAATCGACTTCCATAACTTTGCGGCGAGAGCACACTTGATTTTAACTGACTCTGGCGGCGTGCAGGAAGAAGCGCCTTCTCTTGGTGTGCCTGTTCTTGTCCTTCGCGATACCACTGAACGTCCAGAAGGAATTAAAGCCGGTACATTAAAGCTTGCCGGTGTAGATGAAGAAGCCATTTATCGGATGGCGACTGAATTGCTGAACGATCAGGCTGAATATGAGAGAATGTCTAAGGCCTCCAATCCATATGGAGATGGGGAAGCTTCCCGTCGCATTTGCGAAGCGATCCTTTATCATTTTAAAGCAACGGATCAAAAGCCGGACCGTTTTTAA
- the glyA gene encoding serine hydroxymethyltransferase has protein sequence MSILKEQDTAVFEAIQDELKRQQSKIELIASENFVSQAVMEAQGSVLTNKYAEGYPGKRYYGGCEHVDVVEDLARDRAKEIFGGDHVNVQPHSGAQANMAVYFTILEHGDTVLGMNLSHGGHLTHGSPVNFSGVQYNFVEYGVSKENQQIDYNDVRQKAIEHKPKLIVAGASAYPRAIDFAKFREIADEVGAYLMVDMAHIAGLVAAGLHESPVPYADFVTTTTHKTLRGPRGGMIICKEEFAKKIDKSIFPGIQGGPLMHVIAAKAVAFGEALDESFKTYAQQIIDNAKRLGEGLVKEGINLVSGGTDNHLLLIDLQTLGLTGKVAEKVLDDIGITVNKNTIPFDPESPFVTSGIRIGTAAVTSRGFDLEAMDEVAALIGAALKNHEDEEKLKELSQRVADLTAKYPLYS, from the coding sequence ATGAGTATCCTTAAAGAACAAGATACGGCTGTGTTTGAAGCCATTCAAGATGAATTAAAACGCCAGCAGTCTAAAATTGAATTAATCGCTTCTGAGAACTTTGTCAGCCAGGCAGTCATGGAAGCACAAGGTTCCGTGTTAACCAATAAATATGCGGAAGGCTATCCGGGCAAGCGTTATTACGGCGGCTGTGAGCATGTTGACGTTGTTGAGGATCTAGCTCGCGACCGGGCGAAAGAAATTTTCGGCGGCGATCACGTGAATGTGCAGCCTCACTCTGGCGCTCAGGCAAACATGGCTGTTTATTTCACTATCCTGGAGCACGGTGATACAGTTCTCGGAATGAACTTATCTCATGGTGGCCATTTAACACACGGCAGCCCGGTAAACTTCAGCGGTGTGCAATACAACTTCGTTGAATACGGAGTAAGCAAAGAAAACCAGCAAATTGATTATAACGATGTGCGCCAAAAGGCAATCGAACATAAGCCGAAGTTAATTGTAGCAGGAGCGAGCGCTTATCCGCGTGCGATCGACTTTGCTAAATTCCGTGAGATTGCAGATGAAGTAGGCGCTTATCTAATGGTTGACATGGCGCATATCGCCGGCCTTGTAGCAGCTGGACTTCATGAAAGCCCTGTTCCATACGCTGATTTTGTAACAACAACGACACACAAAACATTACGTGGCCCTCGCGGCGGTATGATTATTTGTAAAGAAGAATTTGCTAAGAAAATCGACAAGTCTATTTTCCCTGGTATCCAAGGTGGCCCGCTCATGCACGTCATTGCAGCGAAAGCTGTAGCTTTCGGAGAAGCGTTAGATGAGAGCTTCAAAACCTATGCACAGCAAATCATCGACAATGCCAAGCGTTTGGGAGAAGGCTTAGTAAAAGAAGGCATCAATCTCGTATCAGGCGGTACAGACAACCACTTGCTGCTTATCGATCTGCAAACTCTTGGCCTAACAGGTAAAGTAGCGGAAAAAGTATTGGATGACATCGGTATTACGGTTAATAAAAATACGATTCCATTTGATCCGGAAAGCCCATTTGTAACAAGTGGCATCCGTATCGGTACAGCAGCGGTCACTTCACGTGGCTTTGATCTAGAGGCAATGGACGAAGTAGCAGCTCTTATCGGAGCAGCACTTAAAAACCATGAAGATGAAGAAAAGCTTAAGGAATTAAGCCAGCGTGTAGCTGATTTAACAGCAAAATATCCTTTATACAGCTAA
- a CDS encoding AtpZ/AtpI family protein, whose translation MKSRKSAFKAMSLYSAVLAQLTGSILIGIFAGRWLDEKWKTEPLFLIIGLLLGLTAGVFSMLKTVNHFNSED comes from the coding sequence ATGAAGAGCCGTAAAAGTGCGTTTAAGGCGATGAGTTTGTACAGTGCAGTTTTGGCACAGTTGACAGGATCTATTCTCATCGGGATTTTTGCCGGACGCTGGCTTGATGAAAAATGGAAAACTGAACCACTTTTTTTAATCATCGGACTGCTCTTAGGATTAACTGCGGGCGTTTTTTCTATGCTTAAGACGGTTAACCACTTCAATTCGGAGGATTAA
- a CDS encoding TIGR01440 family protein, whose amino-acid sequence MLQLKEWEQQLGRLLQEFQQQAGLQKGQIVVIGCSTSEIAGEKIGTAGTLEIAEMVYRQLQAFADEYGLYLAFQCCEHLNRALVVDREQIQRLQLEEVAVVPVRQAGGSMATYAFNEKKDSAVVEFIKADAGIDIGDTFIGMHLKHVAVPLRTSVKEVGHAHVTMARTRPKLIGGARAVYEKTNANEKCSG is encoded by the coding sequence TTGTTGCAGCTTAAAGAGTGGGAACAGCAGCTCGGTCGCCTGTTGCAAGAGTTTCAGCAACAGGCCGGTCTCCAAAAAGGACAGATAGTCGTCATTGGCTGTTCGACTTCCGAAATTGCCGGAGAAAAAATTGGAACAGCCGGCACGCTGGAGATTGCTGAAATGGTGTACCGACAATTGCAGGCATTTGCAGATGAATACGGGCTGTATCTTGCTTTCCAATGTTGTGAACATTTAAATCGTGCGCTTGTAGTAGACCGCGAGCAAATTCAGCGACTGCAGCTTGAGGAAGTGGCAGTGGTGCCAGTTCGTCAGGCAGGGGGATCGATGGCTACCTACGCCTTTAATGAAAAGAAAGATAGCGCCGTCGTTGAATTTATTAAAGCTGATGCAGGCATAGATATTGGCGATACGTTTATTGGCATGCATTTGAAGCATGTCGCTGTCCCGTTGCGGACAAGTGTGAAAGAAGTAGGGCATGCGCATGTTACGATGGCCAGAACCCGGCCGAAGTTAATCGGAGGAGCCAGAGCGGTGTATGAAAAAACGAATGCCAACGAGAAGTGCTCTGGTTAA
- a CDS encoding low molecular weight protein arginine phosphatase, which translates to MNILFVCTGNTCRSPMAEAIMKHKKQGWDVRSAGIYAAAGDRAARHAIQVLQENSIPIQHLSQGISRKIVDWADVIFTMTTGHKQAVLSSFPHSAGKLWTLKEFVYGSKEMSLTRTGIT; encoded by the coding sequence TTGAACATATTGTTCGTATGTACAGGAAATACATGTAGAAGTCCGATGGCAGAAGCAATTATGAAGCATAAGAAGCAAGGATGGGATGTACGGTCTGCAGGGATTTATGCAGCAGCAGGTGACCGGGCAGCCAGGCATGCCATTCAAGTGTTACAGGAAAATAGCATTCCTATTCAACATCTTTCTCAAGGGATATCTAGAAAGATAGTCGATTGGGCGGATGTCATTTTCACTATGACAACCGGCCATAAACAGGCGGTTCTTTCTTCGTTTCCTCATTCTGCTGGCAAGCTATGGACATTGAAAGAGTTTGTCTATGGGAGCAAGGAGATGTCGCTGACCCGTACGGGGATCACTTGA
- a CDS encoding manganese efflux pump MntP family protein, translating to MGEVVTLSTLALALGMDAFSASLGIGMAPIRLKRIFYIGIIIGSFHIILPLLGIIAGRFVTDTFGTIASLIGGLLLIIAGTQMIVAFFQQKEEERSVPFGWRLMVFSLIVSLDSFSVGLTLGIYGAEILLVLLLFGGIAAGLTWSGLLVGRKAGSWLGAYSEAFGGCILLAFGFKLLFL from the coding sequence ATGGGTGAAGTCGTTACTTTGAGTACACTGGCTTTAGCGTTAGGAATGGACGCTTTTTCAGCAAGCTTAGGAATAGGCATGGCGCCAATCAGGTTAAAGCGGATCTTTTATATTGGAATCATTATCGGCAGTTTTCATATTATTTTACCGCTTCTTGGCATAATAGCTGGCCGATTTGTTACAGATACATTTGGGACAATTGCTTCTCTTATTGGAGGCTTGCTGCTCATAATTGCTGGTACTCAAATGATTGTTGCTTTTTTTCAACAAAAGGAGGAAGAAAGGTCGGTTCCTTTCGGTTGGAGATTGATGGTATTCTCTTTGATCGTCAGTCTGGATAGCTTCTCGGTTGGCCTTACATTAGGGATTTATGGAGCAGAAATTTTGCTTGTACTGCTTCTGTTCGGCGGCATTGCAGCTGGTTTAACTTGGAGCGGACTGTTGGTTGGCAGAAAGGCCGGCAGTTGGCTTGGGGCTTACAGCGAAGCATTTGGCGGTTGCATTTTGCTGGCGTTTGGTTTTAAACTTCTTTTTCTTTAA
- the rpiB gene encoding ribose 5-phosphate isomerase B, producing the protein MKIAIASDHGGVNIRKEIKDLMDELGIEYEDFGCECSTSVDYPDYAVPVAEKVANGEFDRGILICGTGIGMSIAANKVKGIRCALVHDVFSAKATREHNNSNMLAMGERVIGPGLAREIAKVWLTTDYEGGRHENRLNKIKAYEEK; encoded by the coding sequence ATGAAAATTGCCATTGCATCTGACCATGGTGGAGTAAACATTCGAAAAGAAATAAAAGATCTGATGGATGAGCTCGGCATTGAATATGAAGATTTTGGGTGTGAATGCAGTACATCTGTTGATTACCCAGATTATGCTGTTCCTGTAGCTGAAAAGGTAGCCAACGGGGAATTTGACCGTGGTATTTTAATATGCGGCACAGGTATTGGAATGAGTATTGCGGCTAACAAAGTGAAAGGGATTCGCTGCGCCCTCGTTCATGACGTCTTTAGTGCAAAGGCAACGAGAGAGCATAACAACAGCAATATGCTTGCTATGGGAGAGCGGGTCATTGGTCCGGGTCTTGCCCGGGAAATTGCGAAAGTATGGCTGACAACTGACTATGAAGGCGGCCGACATGAAAACCGTCTTAATAAAATTAAAGCGTATGAAGAAAAATAA
- the spoIIR gene encoding stage II sporulation protein R, producing MNRLIAGIYLLILSIGTIMSLYIPDQAAEAEETIVIPKEAIRLRILANSDNATDQELKRKIRDDVNKEITKWVSNLESLPEARRLLKSKLPEIQEIAIKRAREEGIQTNIKVNFGQAKFPTKLYGQFLYPAGEYEAIVITIGEGNGANWWCVLYPPLCFLDFSNGTAISPGVEENNHSDQQKVPVYAEGEEQVPKVKFAIVELFKKNK from the coding sequence ATGAATAGATTAATTGCAGGCATTTATTTACTAATTTTATCAATCGGTACAATAATGAGTTTATATATTCCTGATCAAGCAGCAGAAGCGGAAGAAACCATCGTGATTCCAAAGGAAGCGATCAGGCTGAGAATTCTTGCGAATAGCGATAATGCGACTGACCAGGAACTAAAAAGAAAGATCAGAGACGATGTGAATAAAGAGATTACAAAGTGGGTATCCAATCTGGAATCTTTGCCGGAAGCCCGCCGTCTTTTAAAAAGCAAACTGCCGGAAATTCAAGAGATTGCTATAAAGCGTGCGAGGGAGGAAGGGATACAAACAAACATTAAGGTTAATTTTGGACAAGCAAAGTTTCCAACGAAGCTGTATGGGCAATTTCTTTACCCTGCTGGTGAATATGAGGCAATCGTTATTACAATTGGTGAAGGAAATGGGGCGAACTGGTGGTGTGTGCTCTATCCCCCGCTTTGTTTTCTTGATTTTTCAAATGGTACAGCCATTAGTCCCGGGGTGGAAGAGAACAACCACTCAGACCAGCAGAAAGTACCAGTCTATGCAGAAGGTGAGGAGCAAGTTCCAAAAGTAAAGTTCGCTATCGTTGAGCTTTTCAAGAAGAATAAGTAA
- a CDS encoding L-threonylcarbamoyladenylate synthase yields MQTKHWYVDKGVDFLDTYPQIEEAADLLKQNEVVAFPTETVYGLGGNALSDEAAAKIFAAKGRPADNPLIVHIASKQQVADVAVNISETAERLMEAFWPGPLTIILEKQPNRLSEVVTAGLETVAVRMPDHPVAMAVIREAGLPIAAPSANRSGKPSPTSAKHVRDDLDGMIAGIIDGGDTGVGVESTVVDCTGDIPVILRPGGITKEEIEEVAGEAGIDAALTDAKQRPKSPGMKYKHYAPEAPVYLLDGSRKWIQSNIDEQRQQGKKVGVLTTEENLSFYEADVVFPCGSRQDLRTVAHSLYDVLRAFNETDVDIIYSEVFPTSGVGLAIMNRLEKAAAHRWVCEE; encoded by the coding sequence ATGCAAACAAAACATTGGTATGTGGATAAGGGTGTGGATTTTTTAGACACATATCCACAAATTGAGGAAGCAGCTGATTTATTAAAGCAAAATGAGGTGGTGGCTTTTCCAACTGAGACGGTATACGGACTAGGAGGAAATGCCTTATCAGATGAAGCGGCTGCTAAAATATTTGCTGCAAAAGGCCGCCCGGCTGACAATCCACTAATTGTTCACATCGCTTCAAAGCAACAGGTAGCAGACGTAGCGGTCAACATATCAGAAACAGCTGAACGATTAATGGAAGCCTTCTGGCCAGGTCCGCTCACTATTATTTTGGAAAAGCAGCCAAACCGGCTGTCGGAAGTGGTTACGGCAGGACTTGAAACGGTAGCGGTCCGCATGCCCGATCATCCTGTAGCCATGGCTGTCATCCGGGAAGCGGGCTTGCCAATTGCAGCACCGAGCGCTAATCGATCAGGCAAGCCGAGCCCTACTTCTGCAAAGCACGTACGAGATGATCTGGATGGAATGATTGCGGGAATTATAGATGGCGGCGATACTGGAGTAGGGGTAGAATCTACAGTTGTGGATTGTACAGGAGACATTCCTGTTATTTTGCGGCCAGGTGGCATTACAAAAGAAGAAATTGAGGAGGTTGCCGGGGAAGCTGGGATTGATGCGGCGTTGACGGATGCAAAGCAGCGGCCCAAGTCGCCTGGAATGAAATATAAACATTATGCCCCGGAAGCTCCTGTTTATTTGCTAGATGGCAGCCGTAAATGGATTCAGTCAAATATTGATGAGCAGCGGCAGCAAGGGAAAAAAGTTGGCGTGTTAACAACAGAGGAGAATCTCTCTTTCTACGAAGCGGATGTTGTTTTTCCATGTGGAAGCCGCCAGGATTTAAGAACAGTGGCGCATTCTCTTTACGATGTATTGCGCGCTTTTAATGAGACAGATGTAGATATTATCTATTCCGAAGTTTTCCCCACGTCGGGGGTTGGTTTAGCCATTATGAACCGGCTGGAAAAAGCAGCCGCTCACCGCTGGGTATGTGAAGAATAG